The following proteins come from a genomic window of Methylorubrum populi:
- a CDS encoding FkbM family methyltransferase produces MRRKEGGDALARGGVALYYVDDQIIPGVYDMSNYTKERSEDGSEFYSFSFAGRSLKLAEHPGTILSVESLAAGAYETPLPILLMATVSRTEGAFCDVGANIGIYSVLAAKTKSDAHIYAFEPLPAARKVLTDNLRLNGVLHQVEISECALSDAEGTAALHLPDPGHGLLETSASLEADFKAVANTIEVPIRTLDSLRLQRKLAVVKADIEGHEAAFLRGATRTLAEDRPIVYAEVLSGAYKTLFDLSKMLERLEYIPFRMRSDAVIYTKIIVPDKGWNYAFVPVEKLDVFRDCCRGHDIEMLRSY; encoded by the coding sequence GTGCGTCGGAAAGAGGGGGGCGATGCGCTTGCTCGCGGCGGCGTCGCCCTTTATTACGTTGACGATCAAATCATCCCCGGGGTTTACGACATGTCGAATTACACTAAAGAACGGAGTGAAGATGGTTCAGAGTTCTATAGTTTTTCATTCGCTGGCCGTTCATTAAAGCTTGCGGAACATCCTGGGACGATCTTATCGGTCGAAAGCCTTGCCGCTGGAGCGTACGAAACTCCTCTCCCCATACTTTTAATGGCAACTGTCTCCCGGACCGAAGGAGCATTTTGCGACGTGGGAGCTAATATTGGCATATATTCTGTTTTGGCAGCGAAGACCAAAAGCGACGCGCACATCTATGCATTCGAACCCCTGCCAGCGGCCCGTAAGGTTTTGACGGATAACCTGCGGCTGAACGGTGTCTTGCATCAGGTTGAGATTAGCGAGTGCGCTCTAAGCGATGCCGAGGGCACTGCGGCTTTGCACCTGCCAGATCCGGGGCACGGTCTACTCGAAACAAGCGCATCGCTCGAGGCTGATTTCAAAGCGGTCGCAAATACGATTGAAGTGCCAATTCGGACGCTTGACAGCTTGAGGCTTCAGCGGAAGTTGGCGGTAGTTAAAGCGGACATCGAAGGCCACGAGGCGGCGTTTCTGCGCGGCGCAACCAGGACCTTAGCCGAGGATCGGCCGATTGTTTATGCCGAAGTTCTGAGCGGAGCTTACAAAACTCTTTTCGATCTCTCGAAGATGCTTGAGCGTCTGGAATATATTCCATTTCGTATGCGATCAGATGCTGTGATATACACTAAAATTATTGTGCCGGACAAAGGCTGGAATTATGCTTTTGTGCCCGTTGAAAAATTGGACGTGTTCAGAGATTGTTGTCGTGGCCATGATATTGAGATGTTGCGGTCATACTAG
- a CDS encoding septal ring lytic transglycosylase RlpA family protein, which translates to MLLQRLAVRAALACLVLVSAPARGDWTGTASFYGHESGRLRADGKPFTPEALGAAHWTLPLGTPVRVTDLATGRHVDVRVNDRGPHPRLGRLIDLSLGAARALGITHRGLARVRVSVL; encoded by the coding sequence ATGCTCCTGCAACGCCTCGCGGTGCGGGCTGCTCTCGCTTGCCTCGTGCTCGTGAGCGCGCCCGCCCGCGGCGACTGGACCGGAACCGCGTCCTTCTACGGGCACGAGTCCGGCCGCCTCCGGGCCGATGGCAAGCCGTTCACGCCCGAGGCGCTCGGCGCCGCGCACTGGACCCTGCCTCTCGGCACTCCGGTGCGCGTCACCGACCTCGCCACCGGCCGCCACGTCGACGTGCGGGTCAACGACCGCGGCCCGCATCCCCGGCTCGGCCGGCTGATCGACCTCTCGCTCGGCGCGGCCCGCGCCCTCGGCATCACGCATCGCGGGCTCGCCCGGGTGCGCGTGTCGGTCCTCTGA
- a CDS encoding LexA family protein — protein sequence MSLFRVDELPDQGFSTVRVPLMGPSLCAGFPSPADDFVENALELPRWLVPNPPATFLWRIAGDSMRDAGIFDGDLACVDRSLKPGHGSVVVAAIDGEMSIKRMVVEGNRAGLAFDNADLPVFALEELAEVDVWGVVRFTVRWHVARAGQGR from the coding sequence GTGAGCCTGTTTCGGGTCGACGAACTACCGGATCAAGGCTTCTCCACCGTGCGTGTGCCGCTCATGGGTCCGTCGCTGTGCGCGGGCTTCCCCTCGCCGGCGGACGACTTCGTCGAGAACGCGCTCGAGCTGCCGCGCTGGCTCGTACCGAACCCGCCGGCCACCTTCCTCTGGCGCATCGCCGGCGATTCGATGCGAGACGCTGGGATCTTCGACGGCGATCTCGCCTGCGTCGATCGCAGCCTGAAGCCGGGTCACGGCAGCGTGGTCGTCGCGGCCATCGACGGCGAGATGTCGATCAAGCGCATGGTCGTCGAGGGCAACCGGGCCGGGCTCGCATTCGACAACGCCGATCTGCCGGTCTTCGCGCTGGAAGAGCTGGCCGAGGTCGATGTCTGGGGCGTGGTGCGCTTCACCGTCCGCTGGCACGTCGCCCGCGCCGGACAAGGCCGATGA
- a CDS encoding N-acetylmuramidase family protein, whose translation MSPNATTFAQLCAAGFVCAAARLTDYDLPRIGHSIGVGEDEIHAVMEVEASGGGFDRLKRPKMLFEPHVFYRNLSGAERTRAVSLGLAYAAWKPGAYPSDSYPRLMQAMAINETAALKASSWGLGQILAENHRAAGYATPQAMVLAFCNGGEAEHLAAMVRFIVTNGLDDELRRHDWTGFARGYNGAQYAKHGYDKKLAAAFAKWSKIKDTPWSPGMGEPVADPLAPMTAAPSSSSPPSAPNSPPKLSSQPAPTGGLLRSGIHATGGAVRSGLAGLYDLIHTSFRKA comes from the coding sequence ATGTCGCCCAACGCGACCACCTTCGCGCAGCTGTGTGCGGCCGGCTTCGTCTGCGCCGCCGCTCGCCTGACCGATTACGACCTTCCCCGGATCGGCCACAGCATCGGCGTGGGCGAGGACGAGATCCACGCCGTGATGGAAGTGGAGGCCTCCGGCGGCGGCTTCGACCGGCTCAAGCGGCCGAAGATGCTGTTCGAGCCGCACGTCTTCTACCGGAACCTCTCGGGCGCCGAGCGCACCCGCGCGGTCTCCCTCGGGCTCGCCTACGCGGCCTGGAAGCCCGGCGCCTATCCGAGCGACAGCTATCCCCGCCTCATGCAGGCGATGGCGATCAACGAGACGGCCGCGCTGAAGGCGTCCTCCTGGGGGCTGGGCCAGATCCTCGCCGAGAACCACCGCGCGGCCGGCTACGCGACCCCGCAGGCGATGGTCCTCGCCTTCTGCAACGGCGGCGAGGCCGAGCACCTGGCGGCGATGGTCCGATTCATCGTGACCAACGGCCTCGACGACGAGCTGCGCCGGCACGATTGGACCGGGTTCGCCCGCGGCTACAACGGGGCGCAGTACGCGAAGCACGGCTACGACAAGAAGCTCGCGGCGGCCTTCGCCAAGTGGTCGAAGATCAAGGACACGCCCTGGTCGCCCGGCATGGGCGAGCCGGTCGCCGACCCGCTGGCGCCGATGACGGCGGCGCCGTCGTCGAGCTCCCCTCCTTCGGCGCCCAACTCCCCTCCTAAGCTTTCCTCCCAGCCCGCCCCCACCGGCGGGCTTCTTCGTTCCGGGATCCATGCGACCGGCGGCGCGGTCCGCTCCGGCCTCGCCGGGCTCTACGATCTGATCCACACCTCGTTCCGGAAGGCCTGA
- a CDS encoding DUF4440 domain-containing protein: MDDDRVWSFEKSLWTGGSDHYRELVDDECLMALPQPPYVFSGAQAIEAVSDTPRWSDVEIDDGRIARPQEGLIVIAYTVKAKRGDETYEAHCTSTYRRLSHEEWRVVQHQQTPRILAPAVDEAR, translated from the coding sequence GTGGACGATGATCGTGTCTGGTCGTTCGAAAAAAGCCTCTGGACCGGAGGGTCTGACCATTATCGCGAATTGGTTGATGACGAGTGCCTGATGGCACTCCCGCAGCCACCTTACGTCTTCAGCGGCGCGCAAGCGATCGAAGCGGTCTCCGACACGCCGCGCTGGTCGGATGTCGAGATCGATGACGGCCGGATCGCGCGTCCTCAGGAGGGCCTCATCGTCATCGCCTATACAGTGAAAGCCAAACGCGGCGACGAGACCTACGAGGCGCACTGCACCTCGACCTATCGCCGCCTCTCACACGAAGAATGGCGGGTCGTGCAGCATCAGCAGACGCCACGCATCCTCGCGCCGGCTGTGGACGAGGCGCGTTGA
- a CDS encoding FkbM family methyltransferase has product MSSEVQSEIIATLRLVTEHHKKKTVGTIYPWLDVANEYVTNTHLFQKAFDRLADDESRQTFLWLLRYRMAGYLTQSRDAADEVAPFIISPRAWADMKRIASEMPENAMEGHLDLDIVENFVLGGYDLPGICGVEAGDTVLDLGAFNGNSTVVLARAAGDNGKVFAFEPNPSTREMLARNMELLKINNVAIIGAGVSDVKGTARFTQSGAASRFDPNGSIEVPITTIDQFVNDSNISVDFLKFDIEGFENPALEGTVKTIVRDRPKMAISIYHLHYDAHRILNFIDSICPWYEYYIRHNNHGEGEVVLFCKPISRFYKK; this is encoded by the coding sequence ATGTCTTCCGAAGTCCAGTCCGAAATAATTGCCACCTTACGCCTAGTCACGGAGCACCACAAGAAGAAAACAGTCGGGACAATTTATCCCTGGCTCGATGTAGCCAATGAATACGTCACAAATACGCATTTATTTCAAAAGGCCTTTGACCGTCTTGCTGACGACGAATCTCGTCAAACATTTTTATGGTTGCTGCGATATAGAATGGCTGGGTATCTCACACAATCGAGAGATGCGGCCGATGAGGTTGCGCCATTTATCATATCGCCACGCGCATGGGCAGATATGAAGAGAATTGCTTCTGAGATGCCAGAGAATGCCATGGAAGGGCATTTGGATCTCGACATTGTAGAAAACTTTGTCCTTGGCGGCTACGATTTGCCTGGCATCTGTGGCGTAGAAGCAGGAGATACGGTTCTAGATCTCGGCGCATTTAATGGAAATTCGACTGTAGTACTTGCGCGGGCGGCAGGAGATAACGGTAAAGTCTTTGCATTTGAGCCCAACCCAAGCACGCGTGAAATGTTGGCTCGAAATATGGAGTTACTCAAAATCAACAACGTTGCAATCATAGGGGCGGGCGTATCAGACGTGAAAGGTACCGCCCGGTTCACACAATCAGGGGCAGCTTCCCGCTTCGACCCAAATGGTTCAATTGAAGTGCCGATCACTACGATTGATCAGTTTGTGAACGATAGCAACATAAGCGTGGACTTCTTGAAATTTGATATTGAAGGTTTCGAAAACCCCGCGCTCGAAGGAACAGTCAAAACAATCGTTCGCGATCGCCCAAAGATGGCTATCAGTATATATCATCTCCACTACGATGCGCACCGTATTCTTAATTTCATAGACTCAATTTGCCCCTGGTATGAATATTACATCCGACACAACAATCACGGCGAGGGGGAGGTGGTTTTGTTCTGTAAGCCAATATCTCGCTTCTACAAAAAATAA
- a CDS encoding glycosyltransferase family 2 protein produces MSKYQHAILNTSRWESETIVEWLQYYISLGFDHAYIYCNDDDPFEMYEKLRPYIEGSNPFVTFHHIPFQGQQPACWIHFLENYKHETEWFLFIDADEFLALKPHNSIKHFMLEFERDFDCIHFNWIWFGPENFDERPKGSTLLQFTHREDERRQMNYFTKTINRSAAIDPRKIGRPPIDMLNHRWPATISASLREANVLGESMAEFMSNFPASAEHFMSDIGRRESIVAKAVLYHYLFRSKKDFQRRVERGTLGAYYFQPMWGSLPSKQEEFAAFLGGLAACEDLYLHNYWQGQVEAVRRRSRATSIVKPHGGANLARSARATQSSICQWSKGQTVEEDARGAINGIITGADGFHTQHEPNPWWSVDLGAPASVDEIRVYNSLKDPGMAARAYPLVIDTSLDGHTWDRLFFNAGSSPYGGADGHPLIVRVGRDIQHVKLWLDATDFFHLDEVEIYGKSGA; encoded by the coding sequence ATGTCGAAGTATCAGCACGCCATCCTCAACACCTCTCGCTGGGAAAGCGAGACGATTGTCGAATGGTTGCAGTATTATATTTCGCTTGGGTTCGACCACGCTTATATTTATTGCAACGATGATGATCCTTTTGAGATGTATGAAAAGTTGCGTCCTTACATTGAGGGCTCAAATCCTTTCGTTACCTTCCATCACATTCCCTTTCAAGGCCAACAACCAGCTTGCTGGATTCACTTTCTCGAAAACTACAAGCATGAGACTGAGTGGTTTCTGTTCATTGATGCGGATGAATTTCTCGCACTGAAGCCACACAATAGCATTAAGCATTTCATGCTGGAATTTGAGCGAGATTTCGATTGCATACACTTTAACTGGATTTGGTTTGGGCCAGAGAACTTCGACGAAAGACCCAAGGGTAGTACACTACTTCAATTCACCCACCGCGAGGATGAGCGGCGGCAGATGAATTATTTCACGAAGACGATCAATCGCAGCGCCGCCATTGATCCTCGGAAAATCGGACGCCCACCGATTGACATGCTCAACCATCGATGGCCGGCGACAATCTCCGCCAGCTTGCGAGAGGCTAATGTTCTCGGCGAATCTATGGCTGAATTCATGTCGAACTTCCCAGCATCAGCCGAGCATTTCATGTCGGACATCGGCCGACGAGAAAGCATCGTCGCGAAGGCCGTGCTCTATCATTACCTCTTTCGCTCAAAGAAAGACTTCCAACGACGTGTCGAGCGTGGCACTCTTGGGGCTTACTACTTTCAGCCCATGTGGGGCAGCCTTCCGAGCAAGCAGGAAGAATTCGCTGCATTCCTTGGTGGACTTGCGGCTTGTGAGGATTTGTACCTTCACAATTATTGGCAAGGTCAAGTCGAAGCTGTTCGCAGACGATCAAGGGCGACCTCTATTGTTAAGCCACATGGAGGTGCGAACCTTGCGCGATCGGCACGTGCGACTCAGAGTTCAATCTGCCAGTGGTCGAAGGGGCAGACTGTCGAAGAAGATGCACGCGGTGCGATCAACGGCATCATCACTGGCGCCGATGGGTTTCACACCCAGCATGAGCCGAACCCTTGGTGGAGCGTCGACCTCGGCGCACCAGCTTCTGTCGACGAGATAAGGGTTTACAACTCGCTTAAAGATCCAGGCATGGCTGCCCGCGCATACCCGCTGGTGATCGACACCTCGTTAGATGGGCATACGTGGGATCGTCTGTTCTTCAACGCCGGCAGTTCCCCATACGGCGGGGCTGATGGCCACCCGCTCATCGTCCGCGTAGGGCGCGACATTCAGCACGTTAAGCTCTGGCTTGATGCGACCGACTTTTTCCACCTCGACGAGGTCGAGATTTACGGCAAATCCGGAGCTTAG